In Sphingobacteriales bacterium, a single genomic region encodes these proteins:
- a CDS encoding patatin-like phospholipase family protein has protein sequence MVNQKIGIVLCGGGARGWAHIGVLRALEENGISPAWVAGTSAGSIVGGLYAAGVSFDKMMEIANNNSIFKVLRLGASLNIISGGGLTKLSLLKSIFLEQVPHDSIELLPKKLFIAVSNLNSGEYQILERGSLSEAVMASSAIPMVFHSVEVDNQTFVDGGLINNLPVEPLLPLCDKVIGVNVNPHGYDYNVEGIFEIGQRCFDLLLWKNTESRLRQCHITIEPEEAYNYGLFDFKDAQALHDIGYRQTIWNIDQIKEQLGGGDTSPIIQLCAI, from the coding sequence ATGGTTAACCAAAAAATCGGTATTGTTTTATGCGGCGGTGGTGCACGCGGCTGGGCTCATATTGGCGTGTTGCGGGCTTTGGAAGAAAACGGCATCAGTCCGGCTTGGGTGGCGGGTACGAGTGCCGGCTCTATCGTGGGCGGCTTGTATGCGGCGGGCGTTTCCTTTGACAAAATGATGGAGATTGCCAACAACAACAGTATTTTTAAAGTGCTGCGTTTGGGAGCCAGCCTCAACATTATCAGCGGTGGCGGCTTGACAAAATTGTCGCTGCTGAAAAGTATTTTTTTGGAGCAAGTACCACACGACAGCATTGAGTTGTTGCCGAAAAAATTATTTATAGCTGTCAGCAACCTCAATTCCGGCGAGTATCAGATATTGGAGCGGGGCAGCCTTTCCGAAGCAGTGATGGCATCATCGGCAATTCCGATGGTTTTTCATTCGGTAGAAGTTGATAATCAAACTTTTGTAGATGGCGGGCTTATCAATAATTTGCCTGTAGAACCCCTCTTGCCTTTGTGCGATAAAGTAATCGGCGTAAATGTAAATCCGCACGGCTACGATTATAATGTAGAAGGTATTTTTGAAATCGGGCAGCGTTGTTTTGATTTATTGTTGTGGAAAAATACCGAAAGTCGTCTGCGCCAATGCCACATCACCATCGAACCCGAAGAAGCCTACAACTATGGTCTTTTTGATTTTAAAGATGCACAAGCCCTACACGACATCGGCTATCGCCAAACGATATGGAATATAGACCAAATTAAGGAGCAGTTGGGAGGAGGAGATACTTCGCCTATCATTCAGTTGTGTGCCATTTAA
- a CDS encoding YfhO family protein: MREVGFILILEIAVLLVCSLVFWKFLDKEYVYMFTDVGSDTINIYYPQLMHYTYYSAQEGGTMMWSFYQGMGQNLYKGDNEIPSLMIYVSKFLDLFYKMEYPAERFILIELCKILLTSLYIYLFFRILLNRRVPALLGAFIFTLSGYMILGTSWYAHSNIIMNNAFALLAFEMLFTFNVWILIPLAVYYISFGPYLYFTTTFIGLYLIFRMFATRDKTWKDVGRIVLKLVVFSLLGVALLAPGLVSQFTRVVQSPRLSGASSLIQDLSAVPFYFLESPSHYVTIILRFFSNDILGNGSDYSGWRNYLEAPAFYCGMLTLLLVPQLFYNQPRRKLFIYGALLGFWLFILIFPYFRYAYYLFAGDYYKHAISLFFPATLIIFAMLSYRNILEFRFKVQVPLLLITCAVLLALLFFPYPVQDIHIQQNIQLTAAAFLLIYTVLLLLSNYASLQRICLYALVPLVLLELGIMANHTVAPRQAVKSETLQARVGYNDYTVDAINYLKQTDSTFFRINKEYSSGTAQEPSINDGMVQNYFGTTVYTSFNQKYYIRFLEKLFVIDPNDATQKRWSPGLSTRPFLQSIGTVKYHLTKDNPSAYETNGFAQEAKTFNDVRLLRNKFYLPLGFTYRQKISLAQFERINNASLRDITLFNAFVAENEDLDAFKSYPVYEGAQVLPQNYTLEHYAADVFSPLRDTLRIERHGHNFIRGTIESRAPQFLFFAIPYDKGWRATLDEEEVPLYLANVGFMGMNIPAGHHTVRLKFVPPYSFIGDIIFDVALILYLIGIVLTFLWPIYRKKELIEQQGGIQGEEEFSYHQI; this comes from the coding sequence TTGCGCGAGGTGGGTTTTATTTTGATACTTGAAATAGCCGTTCTGCTGGTATGTAGCCTCGTATTTTGGAAATTTTTGGATAAAGAATATGTGTATATGTTTACTGATGTAGGCAGCGATACCATCAATATTTATTATCCTCAATTGATGCATTACACTTACTATTCGGCGCAGGAGGGCGGAACGATGATGTGGAGTTTTTATCAGGGAATGGGGCAAAATTTGTATAAAGGTGATAATGAAATTCCATCTTTGATGATATATGTTTCCAAATTTTTGGATTTATTTTATAAGATGGAGTACCCTGCCGAGCGGTTTATTTTGATAGAATTGTGTAAAATTCTGCTAACTTCCCTCTATATCTACTTATTTTTCAGGATTTTGCTCAACCGACGTGTTCCGGCATTGCTGGGGGCTTTTATTTTTACTTTATCAGGATATATGATACTCGGAACGAGTTGGTATGCCCACTCCAATATTATCATGAACAATGCCTTCGCACTGCTGGCGTTTGAGATGTTGTTCACTTTTAATGTATGGATACTTATCCCTTTGGCGGTTTATTATATCAGTTTTGGACCTTACTTGTATTTTACCACTACTTTCATTGGCTTGTATTTGATCTTTCGCATGTTTGCCACAAGGGATAAAACATGGAAAGATGTGGGGCGCATTGTGCTGAAATTGGTGGTGTTTTCGTTGTTGGGTGTTGCTTTGTTGGCTCCGGGTTTGGTGTCGCAATTCACTCGGGTGGTACAAAGCCCCCGTTTGAGCGGTGCTTCTTCATTGATACAAGACCTGTCGGCAGTGCCTTTTTATTTTTTGGAAAGCCCCTCGCATTATGTCACCATCATTTTGCGTTTTTTTTCCAACGACATTCTCGGCAACGGCTCGGATTACAGCGGCTGGCGCAACTATCTCGAAGCTCCGGCTTTTTATTGCGGTATGCTCACTTTGCTCTTGGTGCCGCAATTATTTTATAATCAGCCGCGCCGCAAACTTTTCATTTATGGTGCTTTATTAGGATTTTGGCTCTTTATCCTTATCTTTCCCTACTTTCGCTATGCTTATTATTTATTTGCAGGCGACTACTACAAACACGCTATTTCTTTGTTTTTTCCTGCTACGCTCATCATATTTGCTATGTTGAGCTACCGCAATATTTTGGAGTTTCGTTTTAAAGTTCAAGTGCCTTTGCTGCTTATTACCTGTGCGGTATTGTTGGCGTTGTTGTTTTTTCCGTATCCGGTGCAGGATATACATATCCAACAAAATATCCAACTTACGGCGGCGGCATTTTTGCTGATTTATACCGTTTTGTTATTGCTATCCAATTACGCGTCCTTGCAACGCATTTGTTTATATGCCTTAGTTCCTTTGGTTTTGTTGGAGTTGGGCATTATGGCAAATCATACCGTTGCGCCGCGCCAAGCAGTAAAAAGCGAAACTTTGCAGGCACGCGTGGGCTACAATGATTATACCGTAGATGCTATTAATTATCTCAAACAAACCGACAGCACTTTTTTTCGTATCAACAAAGAATATTCTTCGGGTACAGCCCAAGAGCCGAGTATCAATGATGGTATGGTGCAAAATTATTTCGGCACTACGGTTTATACTTCTTTCAATCAAAAGTATTATATCCGTTTTTTAGAAAAACTTTTTGTGATAGACCCCAACGATGCCACACAAAAACGCTGGTCGCCCGGCTTGAGTACGCGCCCCTTTTTGCAGAGCATCGGCACTGTTAAATATCACCTCACCAAAGACAATCCATCGGCTTACGAAACCAACGGCTTTGCTCAGGAAGCCAAAACTTTCAACGATGTGCGTTTGCTGCGCAATAAATTCTACTTGCCTCTCGGCTTCACCTATCGCCAAAAAATCAGCCTTGCCCAATTTGAGCGCATCAACAATGCTTCGCTGCGCGATATAACCTTGTTCAATGCTTTTGTGGCGGAAAATGAAGATTTAGACGCTTTTAAATCTTATCCGGTGTACGAAGGAGCGCAGGTATTGCCGCAGAATTATACCCTTGAACATTATGCCGCCGATGTGTTCAGCCCTTTGCGCGACACTTTGCGCATCGAGAGGCACGGGCACAATTTTATCAGAGGTACAATAGAAAGCCGTGCGCCGCAATTTTTGTTTTTTGCCATACCCTACGACAAAGGCTGGCGGGCAACCCTTGATGAAGAGGAAGTACCACTGTATTTGGCAAATGTCGGTTTTATGGGAATGAATATTCCGGCAGGGCATCATACCGTCCGTTTAAAATTTGTACCCCCTTATTCCTTCATCGGCGATATTATTTTTGATGTGGCACTTATTTTATATTTAATCGGTATCGTGCTTACGTTTTTGTGGCCTATTTATCGAAAAAAAGAACTCATAGAACAACAAGGAGGCATTCAGGGAGAAGAAGAATTCTCCTATCATCAAATTTAA
- a CDS encoding tetratricopeptide repeat protein: protein MLAVAVLLLYSMALFNGFTNWDDTDYVLQNPYIGGLSATHLQAMFKAVVSSNYHPLTLLSLAIDNAIWKQNPFGYHLTNVLLHLANTLFVFEIVRRWRDTSLQVAGFAALCFAIHPLHVESVAWISERKDVLYAFFMLPALWCYGHYLKKQQGYILIVAFLLFVLSVLSKPSGVILPVLLCWLACYEDKLTWRNFLVTFPFWVVAVAMGIITLKTQSTTALGDMQEVNLWQRLCFGAYGYLYYAFKLFFPFHLAAYHPYPDLSKPLEWYYWLSPVVLAVLLGAVQLSGRSTRFGWWWYGINLALMVQWVAVGSAVVAERYTYIAYIGVFWWLGQQATYIIAQKSAFKKWLLPLMLLLLLLYAVQTWRYIPLWSNSEVLWTNVLHYYPDNMLAYHNRGLYYSSVQEGEKALADYNRAIAIQPYYAPNYFNRAKNYHLILNNPSAALTDYEKSLSLQNRQPEVWYHLGNLYAYHFKNTEKALACYEQVLSIDPQHVGAWNNRGTLYLQDKKDYKRALADFNKAIALAPNDGTYYYNRFICYYMLGNTAAARENIVAAKRLGYAVPAQYWNEMGLSN from the coding sequence GTGTTGGCAGTAGCGGTGTTGCTGTTGTATAGTATGGCTTTGTTCAATGGATTTACCAACTGGGACGACACCGACTATGTATTGCAAAATCCCTATATCGGCGGTTTAAGTGCTACACACCTGCAAGCGATGTTCAAAGCGGTGGTGAGTTCCAATTATCATCCACTTACTTTGTTGTCGCTGGCAATAGACAATGCCATTTGGAAACAAAATCCTTTCGGCTATCATCTTACCAATGTATTATTACATCTTGCCAATACCTTATTTGTATTTGAAATAGTGCGCCGTTGGCGCGATACCTCGCTGCAAGTGGCGGGTTTTGCGGCTTTGTGTTTTGCTATTCACCCTTTGCATGTGGAGTCGGTGGCGTGGATTTCGGAGCGCAAAGATGTGTTGTATGCTTTTTTTATGTTGCCGGCTCTGTGGTGCTACGGTCATTATCTGAAAAAACAACAAGGATATATTCTGATTGTCGCTTTCCTACTGTTTGTGTTGTCGGTGCTCTCAAAGCCGAGTGGGGTGATATTGCCGGTATTGTTGTGCTGGCTGGCGTGCTACGAAGATAAACTCACTTGGCGCAATTTCTTGGTTACTTTTCCTTTTTGGGTGGTGGCAGTGGCGATGGGCATCATTACCCTGAAAACCCAAAGCACCACCGCTTTGGGCGATATGCAAGAAGTAAATCTGTGGCAGCGGCTGTGTTTTGGTGCTTACGGCTATTTGTATTATGCTTTTAAATTGTTTTTCCCTTTTCATTTGGCGGCGTATCATCCTTATCCCGATTTGTCGAAGCCTTTGGAATGGTATTATTGGTTGTCGCCTGTGGTGTTGGCGGTGCTGTTGGGGGCGGTGCAATTATCGGGGCGCAGCACACGGTTCGGGTGGTGGTGGTATGGCATCAATTTGGCGTTGATGGTGCAGTGGGTGGCGGTGGGTAGCGCGGTAGTGGCAGAACGCTATACTTACATCGCTTATATCGGCGTGTTTTGGTGGCTCGGACAGCAGGCAACGTATATCATCGCCCAAAAATCAGCTTTTAAAAAATGGCTTTTGCCGCTAATGCTGTTACTATTGTTGCTGTATGCAGTCCAAACGTGGAGGTACATTCCTTTATGGAGCAACAGTGAAGTGCTGTGGACAAATGTACTGCATTATTATCCCGACAATATGCTGGCGTATCACAACAGGGGTTTGTATTACAGTTCCGTTCAAGAAGGTGAAAAAGCATTGGCAGATTATAACCGCGCCATTGCCATACAGCCTTATTACGCACCTAATTATTTTAATCGTGCCAAAAATTACCATTTGATTTTAAATAACCCATCGGCGGCTTTGACAGATTACGAAAAATCACTATCATTGCAAAACCGCCAACCTGAAGTATGGTATCATTTGGGAAATTTATATGCTTATCATTTTAAAAATACAGAAAAAGCACTGGCTTGCTATGAGCAAGTATTATCTATTGACCCGCAGCATGTAGGTGCTTGGAACAACAGAGGTACTTTGTATTTGCAGGATAAAAAAGACTATAAACGCGCTTTGGCAGATTTTAACAAAGCCATTGCCTTAGCTCCCAATGATGGTACTTATTATTATAATCGTTTTATATGCTATTATATGCTTGGCAACACCGCAGCAGCCCGCGAAAATATCGTTGCCGCCAAACGCTTGGGCTATGCCGTGCCTGCACAATATTGGAACGAAATGGGATTAAGTAATTAA
- the dnaB gene encoding replicative DNA helicase — translation MTDPNAAPSSFSKIVEKQRPFVRRADVSNLLFDKIQPQARDMEEAVLGAMMLDKDAVSVVIDILKPDSFYVEAHAHIYQAIQDLFGKSKPVDILTVTEQLRKNTKLDEVGGPFYITQLTNRIGSSANVETYARIVAEKYILRELIRTASDISRDAYEESTDVFELLDKTEQSLFSITDKNIHRSYEAMNTLVSQAIKQIEALREHQDGLVGIPSGFTALDRVTSGWQRSDLIVVAARPGMGKTAFTLSVARNAAVEFKKPVALFSLEMSSLQLVNRLISAEAEIPSEKIKKGQLADYEWKQLEKKIEKLSEAPIFIDDTPAINIFELRAKCRRLKMQHDIQLIIIDYLQLMSGTGGDKRGGNREQEVSAISRALKSIAKELDVPVIALSQLSRAPEMRGGNKRPQLSDLRESGSIEQDSDMVIFLYRPEYYGFDKDEDGYPTQGLAEIIIAKHRNGALDNVKARFVGTFAKFTDLESGANLSMSAGGGNNFISNNIITRSSAMNQSSDEVFDEDVPF, via the coding sequence ATGACCGACCCAAATGCCGCCCCTTCATCTTTCAGTAAAATTGTAGAAAAACAACGCCCCTTTGTGCGGCGTGCTGATGTATCTAATCTGTTATTTGATAAGATACAACCTCAAGCCCGCGATATGGAAGAGGCTGTGCTGGGGGCAATGATGCTCGACAAAGATGCTGTGTCGGTAGTAATAGATATTTTGAAGCCGGATAGTTTTTATGTAGAAGCGCACGCACATATTTATCAGGCTATTCAGGATTTGTTCGGAAAATCAAAGCCTGTTGATATTTTGACGGTGACAGAACAGCTCCGAAAAAACACCAAACTCGACGAAGTAGGAGGTCCCTTTTATATCACCCAACTCACCAACCGCATCGGTAGTAGTGCCAACGTGGAAACTTATGCCCGTATTGTCGCCGAAAAATATATTTTACGCGAACTCATACGCACCGCCAGTGACATCAGTCGCGATGCCTACGAAGAAAGCACCGATGTATTTGAACTTTTGGACAAAACGGAGCAGAGCCTTTTTAGTATCACCGACAAAAATATTCACCGCAGCTACGAGGCAATGAACACCCTCGTTAGCCAAGCTATCAAACAAATAGAAGCCCTGCGCGAACATCAGGACGGATTGGTGGGTATTCCTTCGGGTTTTACGGCGTTAGACCGCGTCACTTCGGGTTGGCAACGCTCCGACCTGATTGTAGTGGCGGCACGCCCGGGTATGGGAAAAACCGCCTTTACGCTTTCGGTGGCACGCAATGCGGCGGTGGAGTTCAAAAAACCGGTGGCTTTGTTTTCCTTAGAGATGTCCTCGCTGCAATTGGTGAATCGTTTGATTTCGGCAGAGGCTGAAATTCCTTCGGAAAAAATAAAAAAAGGACAATTGGCGGATTACGAGTGGAAACAATTGGAAAAGAAAATAGAAAAATTGTCGGAAGCTCCCATTTTTATTGATGATACGCCCGCCATTAATATTTTTGAATTGCGTGCCAAATGTCGCCGCCTTAAAATGCAGCACGATATTCAGCTCATTATCATTGATTATCTGCAATTGATGAGCGGAACAGGCGGCGACAAACGCGGCGGCAACCGTGAGCAGGAAGTAAGTGCTATTTCGCGGGCATTGAAAAGTATCGCCAAAGAATTGGACGTTCCTGTTATTGCGCTTTCGCAGTTGAGCCGTGCACCCGAAATGCGCGGCGGTAACAAACGCCCCCAACTCTCCGACCTGCGCGAATCCGGCTCTATCGAGCAAGATAGCGATATGGTGATTTTTCTGTATCGCCCCGAATATTATGGTTTTGACAAGGACGAAGACGGCTACCCCACGCAAGGATTGGCGGAAATCATCATCGCCAAACACAGAAACGGCGCATTGGATAATGTAAAAGCCCGCTTTGTGGGAACTTTTGCCAAATTCACCGACTTGGAATCCGGAGCCAACCTCAGTATGAGCGCAGGCGGCGGTAATAATTTTATTTCCAACAATATCATCACCCGCTCCTCTGCTATGAACCAAAGCAGCGATGAAGTATTTGATGAAGATGTGCCGTTTTAA
- a CDS encoding TrmH family RNA methyltransferase — MPLIVVLEDVRSAHNVGSVFRTADAFLVEEIVLCGITATPPHKEIAKTALGATESVAWHYEADCSLFLREARLKGYSIAAVEQVQPHYWLQNWHQATTQAFPLVLIFGNEVEGVSEAALQHCDYCIEIPQEGSKHSFNVAAAAAMVLWEIYKYYKSAPQS; from the coding sequence ATGCCATTGATAGTAGTGCTGGAAGATGTTCGAAGTGCGCATAATGTGGGTTCTGTATTTCGTACTGCCGATGCTTTTTTGGTAGAGGAAATTGTATTGTGCGGTATTACCGCTACACCGCCGCACAAAGAAATTGCCAAAACCGCACTCGGTGCTACCGAAAGTGTGGCGTGGCACTACGAAGCGGATTGTTCGCTGTTTTTGCGCGAAGCACGGTTGAAAGGTTACAGTATCGCCGCCGTGGAGCAGGTGCAGCCCCATTATTGGTTGCAAAACTGGCATCAAGCCACCACACAGGCATTTCCGTTGGTGCTGATATTCGGCAACGAAGTAGAGGGCGTAAGCGAAGCGGCTTTGCAGCATTGCGATTATTGCATAGAAATTCCACAAGAAGGCAGCAAACACTCCTTTAATGTAGCCGCCGCCGCCGCTATGGTATTGTGGGAAATTTACAAATATTACAAATCTGCACCACAATCGTAA
- the trxA gene encoding thioredoxin: MTFQDIVQTEGIVLVDFYAEWCGPCKMMAPILKEVKDELGEQVKIVKIDVDKNPQLAAKQQVRGVPTLVLYKNGEPKWRQSGVVPKSGLLQVISQFS; encoded by the coding sequence ATGACTTTTCAGGATATTGTACAAACAGAAGGTATTGTATTGGTAGATTTTTATGCAGAATGGTGTGGTCCCTGCAAAATGATGGCTCCCATTTTGAAAGAGGTGAAAGACGAATTAGGCGAACAGGTAAAAATTGTAAAAATAGATGTAGATAAAAATCCCCAACTTGCCGCCAAACAGCAAGTACGCGGCGTACCTACTTTGGTACTCTATAAAAATGGCGAACCCAAATGGCGACAAAGCGGCGTAGTGCCTAAAAGTGGTTTGTTGCAGGTAATTTCGCAATTTTCTTAG
- a CDS encoding glycosyltransferase, giving the protein MEATDYSTLPLVSIIIPTFNQASTLERCILSVLEQHYPRVEFIIIDGGSDESTLRIIRQYESHLAYWISEADEGIYDAYNKGIARSTGDYLYFLGSDDQLEKGVLQAVFGSTDRHCDIIYGEVHAQNGPRQHRGAFSPQRLVFETLCHQAVFYKRNLFDKKGKYDIRYQVKADHVFHFACFGDDSVRTCYVPLQIATYEGKGYSAETADPQYLQDEAKLMLQYLAPHLSEKERNYIQKRGEERNIYYQLRHQNLWKAATQWLSFSLSSATPLRYLKKGAYWLAQRFTGGRKYKYFAF; this is encoded by the coding sequence ATGGAAGCTACCGATTACTCAACATTACCACTTGTCAGTATCATTATACCGACCTTTAATCAGGCAAGTACCCTCGAACGCTGTATTTTGTCGGTGTTGGAGCAGCATTATCCGCGTGTGGAGTTTATTATTATTGACGGCGGCAGCGATGAATCTACTTTGCGCATTATCCGGCAGTACGAATCACATTTGGCATATTGGATAAGCGAAGCAGATGAAGGCATATACGATGCTTATAACAAAGGCATTGCACGCAGCACAGGCGATTATTTGTATTTTTTGGGCAGCGATGACCAATTGGAAAAAGGAGTGCTGCAAGCTGTTTTTGGCAGTACCGACCGTCATTGCGATATTATTTATGGCGAAGTACACGCCCAAAACGGACCTCGACAACACAGGGGGGCTTTTTCGCCGCAGCGTTTGGTTTTTGAAACCTTGTGCCATCAAGCGGTTTTTTATAAAAGAAATTTATTTGATAAAAAAGGGAAATATGATATTCGCTATCAGGTAAAAGCCGACCATGTGTTTCATTTTGCATGTTTTGGCGACGACAGTGTGCGTACCTGCTATGTGCCTTTGCAAATTGCCACATACGAGGGCAAGGGATATAGTGCCGAAACCGCCGACCCGCAGTATTTGCAGGACGAAGCAAAGTTGATGCTGCAATATTTAGCCCCACATCTGAGCGAAAAAGAGCGCAATTATATCCAAAAGCGCGGCGAAGAACGCAATATTTACTATCAGCTCCGGCATCAGAATTTATGGAAAGCCGCCACACAATGGCTATCTTTCAGTTTGAGTTCGGCAACGCCCCTGCGCTACTTAAAAAAAGGTGCTTACTGGCTGGCACAGCGTTTTACGGGCGGCAGAAAATATAAATATTTTGCTTTTTGA
- a CDS encoding sulfotransferase, translating into MKHIIFVISQPRSGSTLLQSLLSNNAAVASVSEPWLLLPFLSARKPELHRTAYNEKLAARGLEEFIPKVGGDAAYHAALRQFAEQLYFYNAAPQVRYFLDKTPRYYEILPEIAQVFPQAKIILLKRNPLAVLHSIIDSFRCDNLDRLYTARRDFLNAPFLIQNFAQQQSHQTNVRTILYENLVTQPEIIVKELYEWLEIPFEKSILHYADNDKTKGNMGDAIGIHRHQQPSADSLDTWNIKLKDTQWRSFFKGYAHYLGNDFLKQYGNYEQAADTLKSSYSFNRFLKTAQNNETLTAFSTKYFIRKYVYLLSGIDLFKK; encoded by the coding sequence TTGAAGCATATTATTTTCGTTATATCGCAGCCGCGCAGTGGCTCTACCCTACTCCAAAGTCTGTTGTCTAACAATGCCGCCGTTGCCAGCGTGAGCGAACCTTGGCTGCTCCTGCCTTTTTTGTCGGCACGCAAACCCGAATTGCACCGCACCGCCTACAACGAAAAATTGGCGGCACGCGGCTTGGAGGAGTTTATTCCGAAAGTTGGCGGCGATGCTGCATATCACGCGGCTTTGCGCCAATTTGCCGAACAACTATATTTTTACAACGCCGCCCCGCAGGTGCGCTATTTTTTGGATAAAACGCCGCGATACTACGAAATTTTACCCGAAATTGCACAGGTTTTCCCGCAGGCAAAAATCATTTTACTCAAAAGAAACCCCCTCGCCGTACTACATTCTATCATTGATTCGTTTCGCTGTGATAATTTAGACCGCCTCTATACCGCCCGCCGTGATTTTCTCAATGCGCCTTTTTTAATACAAAATTTTGCACAACAGCAAAGCCATCAAACGAATGTGCGTACAATTTTATACGAAAATTTAGTGACGCAGCCCGAAATAATTGTCAAAGAATTATACGAATGGTTGGAGATTCCTTTTGAAAAATCAATACTGCACTACGCCGATAATGATAAAACAAAAGGAAATATGGGTGATGCTATCGGTATTCATCGTCATCAACAGCCCTCAGCCGACAGTTTGGATACTTGGAATATTAAATTAAAAGATACCCAGTGGCGCAGCTTTTTTAAAGGATATGCCCACTATTTAGGCAACGATTTTCTGAAGCAATACGGCAATTACGAACAGGCTGCCGACACATTAAAAAGTTCATACTCCTTCAACCGTTTTTTAAAAACTGCTCAAAACAACGAAACCCTTACGGCTTTCAGCACGAAATATTTTATTCGTAAATATGTATATCTTTTGAGTGGTATTGATTTATTTAAAAAATAG
- a CDS encoding glycosyltransferase family 2 protein produces the protein MLVSVVLTSYNHLPLLQRAFASLLAQTYSPLEIIIVDDGSTDGSCEWIAATAEQYPQQVRYFFQPQNVGIPRNKNTGFKMAKGEWITYLDGDDWYYPEKISSEIAALRQHPDCEVVYSNFEFRNEITNTTRRWLSDTDTPKTGLLLKEIITRDFPHNTIFRFELMHRSVLERINYYDERIAAFHDWDSRIRYAAFARIAYAPYIGSSYEHNTQGISKRLKRIKLLQEMQWVFEKNIDLCKQVYAKEETKKIQNTMQHYFSFKYPSAVKQHSRWRAAWYGFKHLLRYPKDIGAINKMF, from the coding sequence TTGCTCGTCTCTGTCGTCCTCACCAGCTACAACCACCTGCCTCTGTTGCAAAGAGCCTTTGCTTCTTTGTTGGCACAGACCTACTCGCCCCTCGAAATCATCATCGTTGACGACGGCTCTACCGACGGCAGCTGCGAGTGGATAGCCGCCACTGCCGAACAATATCCGCAGCAGGTACGCTATTTTTTTCAACCCCAAAATGTAGGTATTCCGCGCAATAAAAATACGGGTTTCAAAATGGCAAAAGGAGAATGGATAACCTATTTAGACGGCGACGACTGGTATTATCCCGAAAAAATAAGCAGCGAAATAGCCGCCCTGCGCCAACACCCCGACTGCGAAGTGGTTTATTCCAATTTTGAGTTCAGAAACGAAATAACCAACACCACACGCCGTTGGCTCTCCGATACCGATACCCCAAAAACCGGATTGTTGCTCAAAGAAATTATCACCCGCGATTTTCCCCACAACACCATTTTCCGTTTTGAGCTGATGCACCGCTCCGTACTGGAGCGCATCAACTACTACGATGAGCGCATTGCAGCCTTCCACGACTGGGACTCACGCATTCGCTACGCTGCTTTTGCCCGCATCGCCTACGCTCCTTATATCGGCTCTTCTTACGAGCACAACACGCAAGGTATTTCCAAACGCCTGAAAAGAATAAAATTATTACAAGAAATGCAGTGGGTTTTTGAGAAAAATATAGACCTTTGCAAACAAGTGTATGCAAAGGAGGAAACAAAAAAAATCCAAAATACCATGCAACACTATTTTTCTTTTAAATATCCCTCTGCCGTCAAGCAACATAGCCGTTGGCGAGCTGCTTGGTATGGTTTTAAACATCTGTTGCGCTATCCGAAAGACATCGGAGCGATAAATAAAATGTTTTGA